TCGTGGTGCTCGGCCGGATGGCCAAACGCCGGCTGATCGAGGCGAACCTGCGGCTCGTGGTCTCCGTCGCCAAGCGCTACGTCGGCCGCGGACTGACGATGCTCGACCTCGTCCAGGAGGGCAATCTCGGTCTGATCCGGGCCGTGGAGAAGTTCGACTACGCGCGCGGCTACAAGTTCTCCACGTACGCCACGTGGTGGATCCGCCAGGCGATGTCCCGCGCCCTCGCCGACCAGGCCCGGACGATCCGGGTCCCCGTCCATGTGGTCGAGCTGATCAACCGGGTCGTCCGCGTCCAGCGCCGCATGCTCCAGGAACGCGGCTACGAACCGACCCACGAAGAGGTCGCCGCCCAGCTGGACCTGACCGCCGAACGCGTCGGCGAAGTGCTGCGGCTCGCCCAGGAACCCGTCTCCCTGCACGCCCCGGTGGGGGAGGAGGACGACGTCGCGTTCGGCGACCTGATCGAGGACGGCGACGCGGCCTCCCCCGTGGAGTCGGCGGCCTTCCTGCTGCTCCGCGAACATCTGGAGGTGGTCCTCTCCACCCTGGGCGAGCGCGAACGCAAGGTCGTCCAGCTCCGCTACGGCCTGGCGGACGGCCGCCCGCGCACGCTGGAGGAGATCGGCGGGATCTTCGGCGTGACCCGCGAACGCATCCGGCAGATCGAGTCCAAGACCCTCGGCAAACTGCGCGACCACGCCTTCGCGGACCAACTCCGCGGCTACCTCGACTGACCGCCCCCGCCCGCCTCACCCGTCCCGCGCCACCGGCCCCGGCCACCGGCCGGGACGGGCTTCACGGGCGGGACCCGGACCTGGGTGGTACCCGGACCTGGGTGGTACCCAGGCCCTGGCGGGGCGGGGCGGGGCGGGGCGGTACCCGCATCTGGGCGCGGCGAGACCCGGACGGGGCGGAACCCCGATCCGGGCAGGATCCGGACCGGACGGACCCGTGCCCGGTTGGGACGAGATCCCGAACCGGGCGGATCCGGGCCCGGACGGTCCCGGGCCCGTACCCGGCCAGGACGGACCCGGACGTGGGCGGTACCCGCGTCTGGGCGCGGCGAGACCCGGCCGGGACGGAACCCCGAACCGGGCAGGATCCGGGCCCCGGCGGGCCCGGGCAGGAACCGAGCGGACCCGGGGGCCCGAACCCGGCCGGGACGGACCCGGACCTGGGCGGCGCAAGATCCGGATGGGACGAGACCCCGATCCGGGCAGGATCCGGACCGGACGGAACCGGGCTCGGACGGTCCCGGGCCCGTACCTGGCCAGGACAGACCCGGACGTGGGCGGTACCCGCATCTGGGCACGGCGAGACCCGGCCGGGGCGGACCCGGACCTGGGCGGCGCAAGATCCGGATGGGACGAGACCCCGATCCGGGCAGGATCCGGACCGGACGGTCCCGAGTACCGTCCGGGCCCGTACCCGGCCGGGACGGACCTGGGCCCGGACGGTAGCCGGGCCCGCACCCCGCCAGGACCTAGTCCACCTCCGCGACCGCCTGGGCGAACTGGGCCGCGTACAGCCGCGCGTAGGCGCCCTCCGCCGCCAGCAGCCCCTCGTGCGTGCCCTGTTCGACGATCGCGCCGCTCTCCATCACCAGGATCACGTCCGCGTCCCTGATCGTGGACAGCCGGTGCGCGATCACGAAACTCGTCCGCCCGTGCGCCAGTTGGGCCATCGCCTTCTGGATCAGCACCTCGGTCCGGGTGTCCACCGAGCTCGTCGCCTCGTCCAGCACCAGGATCAGCGGATCCGACAGGAACGCCCGCGCGATCGTGATGAGCTGCTTCTCGCCCGCGCTGACCCCCGTCCCCTCGTCGTCGATCACCGTCTCGTACCCGTCGGGCAGCGTGCGTATGAACCGGTCCGCGTGGGCCGCCCGCGCCGCCTCCTCGATCTCCTCGCGGCCGACCTCGCGCGCGGCGCCGTACGCGATGTTCTCCGCGATCGTGCCGCCGAACAGCCAGGTGTCCTGGAGGACCATGCCGATGCGCGAGCGGAGATCCTCCCGCGCGATGGTGGCGATGTCGATGTCGTCCAGACGTATTCGCCCGGCCGTCACCTCGTAGAACCGCATCAGCAGGTTGACCAGCGTCGTCTTGCCCGCGCCCGTCGGGCCGACGATCGCCACTGTCTGCCCCGGCTCCACCGACAGCGACAGATCGTCGATGAGCGGCTTCTCCGGCTCGTAGCGGAACGCCACACCCTCCAGCGACACCCGCCCCCGCAGCTCGTGGGGCCGCTCGGCCCGGGGAGCGTCCTTCTCCTGCTCGTCCGCGTCCAGCAGTTCGAAGATCCGCTCGGCGGACGCCACCCCGGACTGGACGAGGTTGGCCATCGACGCCACCTGCGTCAGCGGCATCGAGAACTGCCGCGAGTACTGGATGAACGCCTGCACATCACCGATGGACAGCGTGCCCGACGCGACGCGCAGCCCGCCGACCACCGCCACCAGCACATAGTTGAGATTGGATATGAAGAACATCAGCGGCTGCATGACCCCGCTGTTGAACTGGGCCTTGAAGCCCGCCTCGTACAGCGCCTCGTTCTGCTCCTGGAACGCCCGCGCCGACTCGTCCTGCCGCCCGAAGACCTTCACCAGGGCGTGCCCCGTGTACATCTCCTCGACATGGCCGTTGAGGGTGCCCGTGGACTTCCACTGCTGCACGAAGTGCGGCTGTGAGAGCTTGCCGATCTTCGTCGCCACCAGCACCGACAGCGGCACGGTCACCAGTGCGACCAGCGCCAGCAGCGGCGAGATCCACAGCATCATGCCCAGCACGCCGACGATCGTCAGCAGGGAGTTGATGAGCTGCCCCATCGTCTGCTGGAGCGTCTGGGAGATGTTGTCGACATCGTTCGTCGCCCGGCTCAGCACCTCGCCGCGCTGCTGGCGGTCGAAGTACGACAGCGGCAGCCGCGACAGCTTTGCCTGTACGTCCTCGCGCATCCGGTAGACGGTGTGATTGATGACCCGGATCGACAGCCGGGTCGACACCAGCATCAGCAGCCCCGCCGCGACATACACCGCCAGCGCCACCAGCAGGACCCGGCCCACCGCGTCGAAGTCGATGCCCTGCCCCGGTGTGAAGTCCACCCCGGAGAGCAGGTCGGCGAGCCCGTTGTCGCCGTCCTCCCGCAGCCGGGAGACCGTCTCCGCCTTGCTGGCACCTTCCGGCGTCTGCCGGCCGACGATGCCCGCGAAGATCAGGTCGGTCGCCGAGCCGAGGATCTTCGGACCGACCACCGAGGCCGCGACGCTCAGCACACCGGCGAAGAGCATCCACCACAGGGTGGTCTTCTCCCGGGTCAGCTGACGCAGCAGCCGTTTGCTCGAC
Above is a window of Streptomyces sp. NBC_01498 DNA encoding:
- a CDS encoding RNA polymerase sigma factor, which gives rise to MAGPPTVGLSPPADPLIVYGTDGGPAAHVPLPHTPDPAAITLEAAPVQSQTPTLTESLTTSPADTGLAPGIPSQSRAAHHPETVPAAGPVPGAFPEIVVEDPVRLHEIPDRSGPRGRADSAGPSSDLFRQYLREIGRIQLLTAVEEVELARRVEAGLFAEEKLGTTPDLDSRLALDLDRLVVLGRMAKRRLIEANLRLVVSVAKRYVGRGLTMLDLVQEGNLGLIRAVEKFDYARGYKFSTYATWWIRQAMSRALADQARTIRVPVHVVELINRVVRVQRRMLQERGYEPTHEEVAAQLDLTAERVGEVLRLAQEPVSLHAPVGEEDDVAFGDLIEDGDAASPVESAAFLLLREHLEVVLSTLGERERKVVQLRYGLADGRPRTLEEIGGIFGVTRERIRQIESKTLGKLRDHAFADQLRGYLD
- a CDS encoding ABC transporter ATP-binding protein, which translates into the protein MSGPGGRAMAAGAGAPTQRSMDFKGSSKRLLRQLTREKTTLWWMLFAGVLSVAASVVGPKILGSATDLIFAGIVGRQTPEGASKAETVSRLREDGDNGLADLLSGVDFTPGQGIDFDAVGRVLLVALAVYVAAGLLMLVSTRLSIRVINHTVYRMREDVQAKLSRLPLSYFDRQQRGEVLSRATNDVDNISQTLQQTMGQLINSLLTIVGVLGMMLWISPLLALVALVTVPLSVLVATKIGKLSQPHFVQQWKSTGTLNGHVEEMYTGHALVKVFGRQDESARAFQEQNEALYEAGFKAQFNSGVMQPLMFFISNLNYVLVAVVGGLRVASGTLSIGDVQAFIQYSRQFSMPLTQVASMANLVQSGVASAERIFELLDADEQEKDAPRAERPHELRGRVSLEGVAFRYEPEKPLIDDLSLSVEPGQTVAIVGPTGAGKTTLVNLLMRFYEVTAGRIRLDDIDIATIAREDLRSRIGMVLQDTWLFGGTIAENIAYGAAREVGREEIEEAARAAHADRFIRTLPDGYETVIDDEGTGVSAGEKQLITIARAFLSDPLILVLDEATSSVDTRTEVLIQKAMAQLAHGRTSFVIAHRLSTIRDADVILVMESGAIVEQGTHEGLLAAEGAYARLYAAQFAQAVAEVD